Proteins found in one Anopheles aquasalis chromosome 3, idAnoAquaMG_Q_19, whole genome shotgun sequence genomic segment:
- the LOC126578425 gene encoding membrane-bound alkaline phosphatase-like, translating into MRTIGLWSVLLVSFVAVAALGSDDDSDKRYHPRLPDEPKGPQSKNAEQEQTIEYWRNQAKATVEQLLKKKENTNTAKNVIMFLGDGMSIATVAMARVYAGGEEKPLFFEEFPYLGMAKTYCVDYQVPDSACTATAYLTGVKANYETIGVNAHVPVRDCHAGRNRSMHTSSIGQWAMDAGKDAGIVTTTRVTHASPAGVYAHTSYRDWENDFYVKEDGCTSEQVDDIAHQLVYGETAPRLRVILGGGRREFLDRETGVDPETGNGGYRSDGRNLIDEWLKNGPVGENRTFVWKRSDLLAVDPLRTDRLLGMFEPSHCAYNLDTVNKNLPEEPSLSEMVDKATDLLSLNPKGFFLFVEGGRIDHAHHDNRAKLSLDETVEFAKAIELARKKFSVEDTLIVVTSDHSHSVSYAGYPRRGNDIFGTAGTGRDGLPYMTISYANGPGYKKHVDKKTGTRMDVREMDRSKDNFDFPSMVPMDSETHGGEDVAVYASGPWSHLFAGSFEQNVIPHMMGYAACIGAGMHACDRS; encoded by the exons ATGCGTACCATTGGTTTGTGGAGTGTTCTGCTGGTCAGTTTCGTAGCAGTGGCAGCGCTCGGTTCTG ATGACGACAGTGACAAGCGGTATCATCCGAGACTTCCGGATGAGCCCAAGGGCCCGCAATCGAAGAATGCCGAACAAGAACAGACCATCGAGTACTGGCGGAACCAGGCGAAGGCAACGGTGGAGCAGCtgttgaagaagaaagaaaacaccaaCACGGCCAAGAATGTCATCATGTTCTTGGGTGACGGTATGTCGATTGCCACCGTAGCGATGGCACGTGTTTACGCTGGTGGCGAAGAGAAACCGCTGTTCTTCGAAGAGTTCCCGTACCTTGGTATGGCGAAGACGTACTGCGTAGACTATCAGGTACCTGATTCCGCCTGCACGGCCACCGCATATCTGACGGGTGTGAAGGCTAATTACGAAACGATTGGTGTGAATGCCCATGTACCGGTGCGTGATTGCCATGCTGGCCGGAACCGCTCGATGCACACGTCATCGATCGGTCAGTGGGCGATGGATGCGGGGAAGGATGCTGGTATCGTGACAACGACGCGCGTAACACATGCCTCACCGGCTGGTGTGTACGCACACACCTCGTACCGTGATTGGGAGAACGACTTTTACGTGAAAGAGGATGGTTGTACGTCGGAGCAGGTTGATGATATCGCTCATCAGCTGGTGTACGGTGAAACGGCACCAAGGTTGCGCGTAATTTTGGGAGGTGGTCGACGAGAGTTCCTGGATCGAGAGACGGGCGTGGATCCTGAAACAGGTAATGGAGGATACCGTTCCGATGGCCGTAATTTGATCGATGAGTGGCTCAAGAATGGTCCAGTCGGTGAGAACCGTACGTTTGTGTGGAAGCGATCGGATTTGCTGGCCGTGGATCCACTGAGAACCGATCGGTTGCTGGGAATGTTCGAGCCTAGCCACTGTGCCTACAATCTCGACACCGTCAATAAGAACCTGCCCGAAGAACCGTCACTTTCCGAGATGGTGGACAAGGCCACGGATCTGTTGAGCCTTAATCCGAAAGGATTTTTCCTGTTCGTCGAAGGAGGCCGCATCGATCACGCTCACCATGACAACCGTGCCAAGCTGTCTCTGGATGAGACGGTCGAGTTTGCTAAGGCGATTGAGTTGGCACGGAAGAAGTTCAGCGTGGAAGATACGCTGATCGTAGTAACCTCGGACCATTCGCACAGCGTCAGTTACGCTGGATATCCG CGTCGTGGTAACGATATCTTTGGAACTGCTGGAACGGGCCGGGATGGTCTGCCGTACATGACGATCAGCTACGCGAACGGTCCTGGCTACAAGAAGCATGTCGATAAGAAGACAGGCACCAGGATGGATGTGCGCGAAATGGATCGGAGCAAGGACAACTTCGACTTTCCGTCCATGGTACCGATGGACTCGGAGACGCACGGTGGCGAGGATGTGGCGGTGTACGCGTCCGGACCCTGGTCCCATCTGTTCGCCGGGTCTTTCGAGCAGAATGTTATCCCGCACATGATGGGCTATGCAGCTTGCATTGGAGCTGGAATGCATGCCTGTGATCGAAGCTGA
- the LOC126578424 gene encoding alkaline phosphatase-like gives MAMAHRWALWCVVLVVFGLAHGSLNDDYDSDKRLHPRLPDEPKGPQSKNAEQERTIEYWRNQAKATVEQLLKKKENTNTAKNVIMFLGDGMSIATVAMARVYAGGEEKPLFFEEFPYIGMSKTYCVNYQVADSACTATAYLTGVKGNYETIGVNAHVPVRDCHAGRNRSTHTSSIGQWAMDAGKDAGIVTTTRVTHASPSGMYAHTAFRDWEDDYWVKQDGCTSEQVDDIAHQLVYGETAPRLRVILGGGRREFLDRETGVDPEYGPGRGFRSDGRNLIDEWLKNGPVGENRTFVWKRSDLLAVDPHRTDRLLGMFEPSHCAYNLDTVHKNLPEEPSLAEMVDKATDLLSLNPKGFFLFVEGGRIDHGHHDNEAKYAIDETVQFAKAIELARKKFSEEDTLIVVTSDHSHSVSFAGYPNRGNDIFGTAGTGKDGLPYMTISYANGLGYNTHVDKVKGSRADVRQLDNFNEDNFPFPAMLPVELETHGGEDVAVYASGPWSHLFTGTYEQNIIPHAMAYAACIGKGHQACDKK, from the exons ATGGCAATGGCGCATCGTTGGGCACTATGGTGCGTGGTGCTAGTGGTCTTTGGTTTGGCGCATGGATCGCTTAACGATG ACTATGACAGCGATAAGCGACTACATCCGAGACTTCCGGATGAGCCCAAGGGCCCGCAATCGAAGAATGCCGAACAAGAACGAACCATCGAGTACTGGCGGAACCAGGCGAAGGCAACGGTGGAGCAGTtgttgaagaagaaagaaaacaccaaCACGGCCAAGAATGTCATCATGTTCTTGGGTGACGGTATGTCGATTGCCACCGTAGCGATGGCACGTGTTTACGCAGGTGGCGAAGAGAAACCACTGTTCTTCGAAGAGTTCCCGTACATCGGGATGTCGAAGACGTACTGCGTGAACTATCAAGTGGCCGATTCCGCTTGCACAGCGACGGCATATCTGACGGGTGTGAAGGGTAATTACGAAACGATTGGTGTGAATGCCCATGTACCGGTGCGTGATTGCCATGCTGGCCGGAATCGCTCGACGCACACGTCATCGATTGGCCAGTGGGCGATGGATGCTGGGAAGGATGCTGGTATTGTGACGACCACGCGTGTAACGCATGCATCACCATCGGGCATGTACGCGCACACGGCATTCCGTGATTGGGAGGATGATTATTGGGTCAAACAAGATGGTTGCACGTCGGAGCAGGTTGATGATATCGCTCATCAGCTCGTGTACGGTGAAACGGCACCAAGGTTGCGCGTGATTTTGGGAGGAGGACGACGTGAATTCCTGGATCGAGAGACGGGTGTGGATCCTGAGTACGGTCCTGGAAGAGGATTTCGATCGGATGGTCGTAATTTGATCGATGAGTGGCTCAAGAATGGTCCAGTCGGTGAGAACCGTACGTTTGTATGGAAGCGATCGGATTTGCTGGCCGTGGATCCGCACAGAACCGATCGGTTGCTGGGAATGTTTGAACCCAGTCATTGCGCCTACAATCTCGACACCGTTCATAAGAATCTGCCCGAAGAACCGTCGCTTGCCGAGATGGTGGACAAGGCCACGGATTTGTTGAGCCTTAATCCGAAAGGATTCTTCCTGTTCGTCGAAGGAGGCCGCATCGATCATGGACACCATGACAATGAGGCGAAGTATGCCATCGACGAGACGGTACAGTTTGCTAAAGCTATCGAGCTGGCACGGAAGAAGTTCAGTGAGGAAGATACGCTGATCGTAGTAACCTCGGATCACTCTCACAGCGTCAGCTTCGCTGGTTATCCG AACCGTGGAAATGATATCTTCGGTACGGCTGGAACTGGTAAGGATGGCCTGCCGTACATGACGATCAGCTACGCAAACGGACTTGGCTACAACACGCACGTCGACAAGGTGAAGGGCTCTCGTGCCGACGTTCGTCAGCTCGACAACTTCAACGAAGACAATTTCCCCTTCCCCGCGATGCTACCGGTTGAGTTGGAGACGCACGGTGGCGAGGATGTGGCAGTGTACGCATCCGGCCCTTGGTCCCATCTGTTTACCGGCACCTACGAGCAGAATATCATCCCACACGCGATGGCATACGCCGCGTGTATCGGTAAAGGCCATCAGGCGTGCGACAAGAAGTAA